One segment of Solanum stenotomum isolate F172 chromosome 1, ASM1918654v1, whole genome shotgun sequence DNA contains the following:
- the LOC125847818 gene encoding tobamovirus multiplication protein 3 isoform X2 gives MVVGPSEKVAVVAYDLNDAINWWDDVNNSVDGQNFIFHVLAILYGVVAVVALVQLIRIQMRVPEYGWTTQKVFHFLNFFVNGVRSLVFTFRRDVQKLQPEIVQHIMLDMPSLAFFTTYALLVLFWAEIYYQARAVSTDGLRPSFFTINGVVYAIQIILWLIMWWKPIRVLVILSKMFFAGVSLFAALGFLLYGGRLFLMLQRFPVESRGRRKKLQEVGYVTTICFSCFLIRCIMMCFNAFDEAADLDVLDHPILNLIYYLLVEILPSSLVLFILRKLPPKRGITQYHPIH, from the exons ATGGTTGTAGGCCCGTCGGAGAAGGTG GCGGTGGTGGCGTATGATCTGAATGATGCGATCAATTGGTGGGACGATGTGAACAATTCTGTTGATGGGCAAAACTTTATATTCCATGTCCTTGCTATTCTCTACGGCGTTGTCGCCGTCGTTGCTCTt GTACAATTAATTCGCATTCAAATGAGAGTTCCTGAATATGGCTGGACCACTCAAAAGGTCTTCCACTTTCTCAATTTCTTTGTGAATGGAG TTCGCTCGCTAGTTTTTACATTTCGTCGGGATGTTCAGAAGTTGCAACCGGAG ATTGTCCAACATATTATGCTTGATATGCCAAGTCTTGCATTCTTCACAACTTATGCTCTGCTAGTATTATTCTGGGCTGAGATATACTACCAG GCACGTGCTGTGTCCACAGATGGGCTTAGACCTAGTTTCTTCACAATCAACGGAGTGGTTTATGCTATTCAG ATTATATTATGGCTGATAATGTGGTGGAAACCTATTCGAGTACTCGTCATCTTATCCAAGATGTTTTTTGCAG GTGTATCCCTATTTGCAGCATTGGGGTTTCTCCTTTATGGTGGAAg GCTTTTCCTTATGTTACAGCGGTTTCCAGTAGAATCAAGAGGGAGACGCAAGAAGCTACAGGAG GTTGGCTATGTAACGACAATATGTTTTTCATGCTTCCTCATTAGATGCATTATG ATGTGCTTCAATGCATTTGATGAAGCTGCAGATCTTGATGTGTTGGATCATCcgattttgaatttgatctaTTACCTG TTAGTGGAGATACTGCCTTCTTCGCTTGTCCTTTTTATTTTGAGGAAGTTGCCTCCAAAGCGAGGGATCACACAATACCACCCTATTCACTAA
- the LOC125847809 gene encoding sugar transport protein 8-like, with protein sequence MSVTEMNNSKITVYVVSCWIFAAFGGLMFGYDIGISGGVSAMDDFLIKFFPHVYQTKLHAKENNYCKYDNWLLQLFTSSLYISALFASFFASKAATKLGRKITILTASIFFIVGAVLSAVAENKLILIFGRILFGIGVGFGNETVPLFLTEVAPIQHRGAVNIMFQLFVTIGIFIANLVNYGTSMIHPNGWRMSLGFAAIPAVILFIGSFVITDTPTSLVERGNEEQGKSTLMKIRGVSDVEAEYKEIVAACEQAKQVKQQSLKNLLKPASIPPLVIGVLLQVFQQFTGINAIMFYAPVLFQTMGFKANASLLSSIITGIVNVGSTFVSIYLVDKVGRRKLLLQACCQMLISQLAIGAILVTSLSETGTLNRTLAAVVVLLVCTYVMSFAWSWGPLGWLIPSETFPLETRTTGFAFAVSTNMLFTSIIAQLFLTMLCTMKAYIFFFFSGWIVVMGLFVFFFLPETKGVPIDSMVERVWMQHPIWKRLF encoded by the exons ATGTCAGTGACAGA GATGAACAATTCTAAGATCACAGTATACGTGGTGTCTTGTTGGATTTTTGCTGCTTTTGGTGGATTGATGTTTGGTTACGATATTGGTATTTCTGGTGGAGTTTCTGCTATGGACGATTTCTTGATTAAATTCTTCCCACATGTTTATCAAACAAAGTTACATGCTAAAGAAAATAACTATTGCAAATATGATAATTGGCTTCTCCAACTCTTCACTTCTTCCTTATACATATCGGCTCTTTTCGCGAGTTTTTTTGCTTCAAAAGCCGCTACTAAATTAGGAAGAAAGATAACTATTTTGACCGCGTCAATCTTTTTCATTGTTGGAGCTGTATTGAGTGCTGTCGCGGAGAACAAGTTGATTCTTATTTTTGGTAGAATTTTGTTTGGTATTGGTGTTGGATTCGGAAACGAGACTGTTCCTCTGTTTCTAACTGAAGTTGCACCAATCCAACACAGAGGAGCTGTGAATatcatgtttcaattatttgtgACTATAGGAATATTCATAGCAAATCTTGTTAACTATGGAACTTCAATGATACATCCAAATGGTTGGAGAATGTCACTTGGATTTGCAGCTATTCCCGCGGTGATTCTGTTTATTGGTAGTTTTGTGATCACTGACACCCCTACGAGTCTAGTTGAGCGTGGTAATGAGGAACAGGGGAAGTCCACGCTCATGAAGATTAGGGGTGTCAGTGATGTTGAGGCTGAGTATAAAGAAATCGTGGCAGCGTGTGAACAAGCCAAGCAAGTTAAGCAGCAATCATTGAAAAACTTACTGAAGCCTGCTAGCATTCCGCCACTTGTGATTGGTGTGTTGTTGCAAGTCTTTCAGCAATTTACTGGAATTAACGCTATTATGTTTTACGCGCCTGTTCTGTTTCAGACTATGGGATTCAAGGCCAATGCCTCGCTTCTATCCTCTATCATTACTGGAATTGTTAACGTTGGCAGCACATTCGTTTCGATCTACCTTGTTGACAAGGTTGGAAGGAGAAAATTGCTCCTTCAAGCTTGTTGTCAGATGTTGATTTCTCAGTTGGCAATCGGAGCAATTTTGGTGACAAGTTTATCGGAGACAGGAACGTTGAACAGGACACTTGCAGCAGTAGTGGTGCTTCTGGTGTGTACGTATGTAATGTCGTTCGCGTGGTCATGGGGACCTCTTGGTTGGTTAATTCCTAGTGAGACATTTCCATTGGAAACAAGGACAACTGGTTTTGCATTCGCGGTCAGCACAAACATGCTCTTCACTTCTATCATTGCACAACTTTTCTTAACTATGCTTTGCACTATGAAAGcctatattttcttctttttctccggATGGATCGTTGTCATGGGATTattcgtcttcttcttcttgcctGAAACGAAGGGAGTTCCGATTGATTCCATGGTTGAAAGAGTGTGGATGCAGCACCCTATTTGGAAGAGACTATTCTAA
- the LOC125847818 gene encoding tobamovirus multiplication protein 3 isoform X1 translates to MGRAEMVVGPSEAVVAYDLNDAINWWDDVNNSVDGQNFIFHVLAILYGVVAVVALVQLIRIQMRVPEYGWTTQKVFHFLNFFVNGVRSLVFTFRRDVQKLQPEIVQHIMLDMPSLAFFTTYALLVLFWAEIYYQARAVSTDGLRPSFFTINGVVYAIQIILWLIMWWKPIRVLVILSKMFFAGVSLFAALGFLLYGGRLFLMLQRFPVESRGRRKKLQEVGYVTTICFSCFLIRCIMMCFNAFDEAADLDVLDHPILNLIYYLLVEILPSSLVLFILRKLPPKRGITQYHPIH, encoded by the exons ATGGGACGGGCGGAGATGGTTGTAGGCCCGTCGGAGGCGGTGGTGGCGTATGATCTGAATGATGCGATCAATTGGTGGGACGATGTGAACAATTCTGTTGATGGGCAAAACTTTATATTCCATGTCCTTGCTATTCTCTACGGCGTTGTCGCCGTCGTTGCTCTt GTACAATTAATTCGCATTCAAATGAGAGTTCCTGAATATGGCTGGACCACTCAAAAGGTCTTCCACTTTCTCAATTTCTTTGTGAATGGAG TTCGCTCGCTAGTTTTTACATTTCGTCGGGATGTTCAGAAGTTGCAACCGGAG ATTGTCCAACATATTATGCTTGATATGCCAAGTCTTGCATTCTTCACAACTTATGCTCTGCTAGTATTATTCTGGGCTGAGATATACTACCAG GCACGTGCTGTGTCCACAGATGGGCTTAGACCTAGTTTCTTCACAATCAACGGAGTGGTTTATGCTATTCAG ATTATATTATGGCTGATAATGTGGTGGAAACCTATTCGAGTACTCGTCATCTTATCCAAGATGTTTTTTGCAG GTGTATCCCTATTTGCAGCATTGGGGTTTCTCCTTTATGGTGGAAg GCTTTTCCTTATGTTACAGCGGTTTCCAGTAGAATCAAGAGGGAGACGCAAGAAGCTACAGGAG GTTGGCTATGTAACGACAATATGTTTTTCATGCTTCCTCATTAGATGCATTATG ATGTGCTTCAATGCATTTGATGAAGCTGCAGATCTTGATGTGTTGGATCATCcgattttgaatttgatctaTTACCTG TTAGTGGAGATACTGCCTTCTTCGCTTGTCCTTTTTATTTTGAGGAAGTTGCCTCCAAAGCGAGGGATCACACAATACCACCCTATTCACTAA
- the LOC125876455 gene encoding uncharacterized protein LOC125876455, translated as MSSEKSILEYSNLANNNNPNCYLMSQNWWPQVDNNNNNTIFHPISTNSSLSSCNTNRSSSCEEDVISISNNNNGNSVTNNNNNLHQYQFLLGVDEINNSSLISGEIAANSHDHNQHIWSQLLLSNSTTSGTSGSINTKNLLENNMEMSLLDGGSTTTLITSKSCFNHNQLANNDDDDDDDYTFHPYSNLLGRPLNYYSNNNNNNDMDSMFPMRSDQIAHHQEVDNSRNLASICFGDYLSNKPLVDFKPSLKTLNLVQHKKNIGLQQPYISKSRGTISTCNTLKRSNGRSQEYNPSDGKKRKLQDNLETNSKRQKNENSAVTSTKTQVPKVKLADKITALQQIVSPFGKTDTASVLWETINYVRFLQEQIQLLSHAYMKNNTCKERYWGGFDRKEVDLRSKGLCLVPISCTPQIYHETNNGSDYLIPSYRGCLYR; from the exons ATGTCTAGTGAAAAATCTATTCTTGAATACTCCAATTTAGCCAACAACAATAATCCAAATTGCTATTTGATGTCACAAAATTGGTGGCCACAAGTagacaataataacaataatacaATTTTTCATCCAATTTCTACTAATTCATCTTTGTCTTCATGTAATACAAATAGAAGTTCATCATGTGAAGAAGATGTTATATCtatttctaataataataatggaaatagtgtaacaaataataataataatcttcatCAATATCAATTTCTACTTGGTGTTGATGAGATTAATAATAGTTCTTTGATTAGTGGAGAAATTGCTGCTAATTCTCATGATCACAATCAACATATTTGGAGCCAACTTCTCTT AAGCAACTCTACTACCAGTGGAACAAGTGGGAGCATTAATACTAAAAATCTATTGGAAAACAATATGGAGATGAGTTTATTAGATGGTGGATCAACAACAACCTTAATCACCTCTAAATCTTGTTTTAATCACAATCAATTAGctaataatgatgatgatgatgatgatgattataCATTTCATCCTTATAGTAATCTTCTTGGAAGGccacttaattattattcaaataataataataataatgatatggACTCTATGTTTCCAATGAGAAGTGATCAAATTGCTCATCATCAAGAAGTGGATAATTCAAGAAACTTGGCTAGTATTTGTTTTGGTGATTATTTAAGCAATAAGCCATTGGTGGACTTTAAACCAAGTCTCAAAACTTTGAATTTGGTACAACATAAGAAGAATATTGGGCTACAACAACCTTATATA AGCAAGTCTAGGGGtacaatatcaacatgcaacACATTGAAGAGAAGCAATGGAAGATCACAAGAATATAATCCAAGTGATGGAAAAAAGAGGAAATTACAAGATAATTTAGAGACTAATTCAAAAAGGCAAAAGAATGAAAATTCTGCAGTTACATCTACAAAG ACACAAGTTCCTAAAGTGAAGCTTGCAGACAAAATTACAGCTCTCCAACAAATTGTCTCTCCATTTGGAAAG ACTGATACCGCATCCGTTTTGTGGGAAACAATCAACTATGTTAGATTCTTACAAGAGCAAATACAG CTACTGAGCCATGCCTACATGAAGAACAATACATGCAAG gAAAGGTATTGGGGAGGATTTGATAGAAAAGAAGTTGATTTAAGGAGCAAAGGACTTTGTTTAGTTCCCATTTCATGTACCCCTCAAATATATCATGAGACTAATAATGGATCTGATTATTTAATCCCATCATATAGAGGATGTTTGTATAGATAA